In Syntrophales bacterium, a single window of DNA contains:
- a CDS encoding MBL fold metallo-hydrolase translates to MMKIRFWGVRGSIPCPGPDTVQYGGNTPCIELRLEGSRRTVIIDAGSGIRELGNLMMARDLPGGPIRADLFLTHTHWDHIMGFPFFTPVYVPGTRINIYGPATYEAETMRDVMGGQMAYRYFPVRWTDLAAEIRYFDLKEEHIDLGEGLRVSTIYLNHPVLSLGYRFEREGAVLCTVFDTEPFRNIFATDPDDPSYSAEMAAEGEAVARERNQRLEAFFRGADCLVHDAQYTREEYENGKTGWGHSPMEHAIEAAGRAGVGKLVLFHHEPMRTDAGMNALAATLCPAGTGGRPEVLFAREGLELDIG, encoded by the coding sequence ATGATGAAGATCCGGTTCTGGGGGGTTCGGGGATCCATCCCCTGCCCCGGGCCCGACACCGTCCAATACGGCGGCAACACCCCCTGCATCGAGCTTCGGCTTGAAGGCTCCAGACGGACCGTGATCATCGACGCCGGTTCAGGCATCCGGGAACTGGGCAACCTCATGATGGCCCGCGACCTCCCCGGGGGGCCGATCCGTGCCGACCTCTTTCTCACTCACACCCACTGGGACCACATCATGGGCTTTCCCTTCTTCACGCCCGTCTACGTTCCCGGAACGAGGATCAACATCTACGGGCCCGCGACCTATGAAGCGGAGACGATGCGGGATGTCATGGGCGGGCAGATGGCCTACCGGTACTTCCCGGTCCGCTGGACGGACCTGGCCGCGGAGATCCGGTATTTTGACCTGAAGGAAGAGCATATCGACCTGGGAGAGGGGCTCCGGGTCTCGACCATCTATCTCAACCATCCCGTCCTGAGCCTGGGATACCGGTTCGAGCGGGAGGGCGCGGTTCTCTGCACCGTCTTCGACACGGAGCCGTTCCGGAACATCTTTGCGACGGATCCCGACGATCCCTCCTACAGCGCGGAAATGGCCGCGGAGGGGGAAGCCGTTGCCAGGGAACGGAACCAGCGCCTCGAGGCGTTCTTCCGGGGCGCCGACTGCCTGGTCCATGACGCCCAGTACACCCGGGAGGAGTATGAAAACGGGAAAACCGGCTGGGGGCATTCGCCGATGGAGCACGCCATCGAGGCGGCCGGAAGGGCCGGTGTCGGGAAGCTGGTCCTTTTCCACCATGAGCCGATGCGGACCGATGCCGGGATGAACGCCCTGGCGGCAACACTCTGCCCGGCCGGCACGGGAGGCCGGCCGGAGGTGCTGTTTGCCCGCGAGGGCCTGGAGTTGGATATCGGGTAA
- a CDS encoding HDOD domain-containing protein: protein MVEKILQSIRKLPAFPASVQKVADLLRDDDYSTQDLVKVIQYDQAITANIMKMSNSAYFGSRQKIRTIHEAVVFLGRRHLQSAVFTAGASRFFQASKGGYVDKGKALWEHSVAVAVMSQILSRQLRKREDQELYTAALMHDIGKLILGEFVQDAFEKIQVLMERRSCSFLEAEEEILGINHAELGGRIADQWNFPPAIRDGIAFHHRPDLLEDENSNAGLIYLSDQFCLMAGIDGGLDGLAHRGIGSVMKQFQLREVDLEKNLIVLLDELDKAADVLHLVN from the coding sequence ATGGTCGAGAAAATACTGCAGTCCATCCGAAAGCTGCCCGCGTTTCCGGCCTCCGTGCAGAAAGTCGCGGATCTGCTGCGGGACGACGACTATTCGACCCAGGATCTGGTGAAGGTCATCCAGTACGATCAGGCCATCACCGCCAACATTATGAAAATGAGCAACTCCGCGTATTTCGGCTCAAGGCAGAAGATCCGGACCATCCATGAAGCCGTGGTCTTCCTGGGGCGGAGACATCTCCAGTCCGCCGTGTTCACCGCCGGCGCGTCCCGTTTTTTCCAGGCGTCCAAGGGCGGCTACGTGGACAAGGGGAAGGCGCTGTGGGAACACTCGGTCGCCGTAGCCGTGATGTCCCAGATCCTCTCCCGGCAGCTGCGCAAGCGCGAGGACCAGGAGCTCTACACAGCGGCCTTGATGCACGACATCGGGAAACTGATCCTGGGGGAATTCGTCCAGGACGCCTTCGAGAAGATCCAGGTCCTGATGGAACGCAGAAGCTGTTCCTTCCTGGAAGCGGAGGAGGAGATCCTGGGAATCAACCATGCGGAGCTGGGAGGAAGGATCGCCGATCAGTGGAATTTTCCGCCGGCGATCCGGGACGGGATTGCGTTCCACCATCGCCCGGACCTCCTCGAGGACGAAAATTCCAATGCCGGCCTGATTTATCTTTCCGATCAGTTCTGCCTGATGGCGGGCATTGACGGAGGACTCGACGGCCTTGCCCACCGGGGCATCGGTTCGGTCATGAAACAGTTCCAGCTCCGGGAGGTCGACCTGGAAAAGAACCTGATCGTCCTTCTCGACGAGCTCGACAAGGCGGCGGACGTCCTGCATCTGGTCAATTGA
- a CDS encoding flagellar motor protein MotB, producing MEDRAPIVIRRIKKKKHAEHHGGSWKVAYADFVTAMMAFFLLLWLITMVSPDKKLAVSEYFKNFNVFKEESAGGRSFMDKNAAVLTLTNKAIRLGPQDLATKLKKAVDEKLGQLKDQVQVDIIEGGVRIQIIDLEGSTMFQSGSADLTDKARTILNLVSENLRELPNRIAVEGHTDSAPFRGSQITNWELSTARASAARREMENDGVDPGKIARVVGYADQELYIKENPKDPRNRRISVIVLQGEGTAASPPAAPPIPPGATVPIPAATQVGTGTSEAPPAPSQGPTQGGSAPASR from the coding sequence ATGGAAGATCGCGCTCCCATCGTCATCCGCAGGATCAAGAAGAAGAAGCACGCCGAGCATCACGGCGGCTCCTGGAAGGTGGCCTACGCCGATTTCGTCACGGCCATGATGGCCTTTTTCCTTCTCCTGTGGCTGATCACCATGGTTTCGCCCGACAAGAAGCTTGCCGTTTCCGAATATTTCAAGAATTTCAATGTATTTAAAGAGGAGTCCGCAGGTGGCCGCTCTTTCATGGACAAGAACGCCGCGGTCCTGACCCTGACCAACAAGGCCATCCGCCTGGGCCCCCAGGACCTGGCAACGAAGCTCAAGAAAGCCGTGGACGAAAAGCTGGGGCAACTGAAGGACCAGGTTCAGGTGGACATCATCGAGGGAGGGGTTCGCATCCAGATCATCGACCTGGAGGGCAGCACGATGTTCCAGAGCGGCAGTGCGGACCTGACCGACAAGGCCAGGACGATCCTCAACCTTGTTTCGGAAAACCTCCGGGAGCTGCCGAACCGGATCGCCGTGGAGGGACACACGGACTCGGCCCCGTTCCGGGGATCCCAGATCACGAACTGGGAGCTTTCCACGGCCCGGGCATCCGCCGCACGTCGGGAAATGGAGAACGACGGCGTCGACCCCGGCAAGATCGCCCGGGTCGTCGGCTACGCGGACCAGGAGCTCTACATCAAGGAGAATCCCAAGGACCCCCGGAACCGGCGCATCAGCGTGATCGTCCTGCAGGGAGAAGGAACCGCGGCATCGCCCCCGGCGGCACCGCCCATTCCTCCCGGCGCGACCGTGCCGATCCCGGCGGCCACCCAGGTGGGAACGGGAACATCGGAAGCGCCGCCGGCACCTTCACAGGGCCCGACCCAGGGCGGCTCCGCTCCCGCGTCCCGCTGA
- a CDS encoding chemotaxis protein CheX, with protein sequence MKKQGYGETEQQLVKAIFDVFEKMYYLYLEPLEGEESAPSWQASIGFTGVLNGRFDAWFSGEIATAMVENSLVLEGDDVTDALREDCLKECVNMICGSFLRLVDSDRIANLTLPSCGRADAAPVPAEGGEAGEIHLRFDADGMQVVFRATIS encoded by the coding sequence ATGAAGAAGCAGGGATACGGAGAAACCGAGCAGCAACTGGTCAAGGCCATCTTCGATGTCTTTGAGAAGATGTATTACCTGTACCTGGAGCCGCTGGAGGGAGAAGAGAGCGCGCCGTCATGGCAGGCCTCGATCGGGTTCACGGGAGTCCTGAACGGACGGTTTGACGCCTGGTTCAGCGGGGAGATCGCCACGGCAATGGTGGAGAACAGCCTGGTCCTGGAAGGGGATGATGTGACGGACGCCCTGAGGGAGGACTGCCTCAAGGAGTGCGTCAACATGATATGTGGCAGTTTTCTCCGGCTGGTCGACTCCGACCGCATTGCGAATCTCACGCTGCCGTCCTGCGGAAGGGCGGATGCGGCACCTGTGCCGGCGGAAGGCGGGGAGGCGGGGGAGATCCATCTCCGGTTCGATGCCGACGGGATGCAGGTCGTGTTCAGGGCAACGATTTCATAA
- a CDS encoding PAS domain S-box protein produces the protein MTSREAFSRLRSFFQPPRVAGEEDVRHAAVLLHHLTNGILLLCLPAVLIVIPFFYERKGTSAVFVAVVLVLVLVCRHLLHRGAVRRGAALLLSSLWIVIFLVMIAGKGLGDANITFVTALIVMTGLLLGQRAALGATAASVAMLLVLTLLETWGLLPLRFFPQPPFSQWSQATFAILVTVLMLNDALRTLDRSLRTSRRESRERLAALDSLQESRELFVRTVNTIPDVVIRVNGEGVIEYVNDHALEVGGYRREEMVGADMLSFLAPDDRDRAFLNTIRMQEAPLGPIEYQFLLKSGGRLTAEVNGDVLRREDGSPFGAVFVCRDITARRREEEQRRITLHNSQSGIFIATDGLLRYINPKAVFLSGYAEEELLGTSSIRYVHPKDRETAGRQARDMLAGRRTTPCEYRIRTKTGGVRWLMGTFTPAMYQGQRAVLGEMMDVTELRDAREELERVQEQLLQAQKLESLGTLAGGIAHDFNNLLMGIQGYASLMLLETKESHPHHERLKAIESQVRSGSDLTRQLLGFARGGRYEVKPTDLNDLLRKTVLLFGRTRKEIRVFEKYAGRPLAVEADRGQMEQVFLNLLVNAWQAMPGGGELYVETSGVMLNEEDSRVHLVAPGRYVKAVIADTGVGMDERTRQRIFDPFFTTKEMGRGTGLGLASAYGIVKGHGGFIQVSSEPGRGTTFGIFLPASDRAPEEEAQSRDDAMKTGCETVLVVDDETFIRDVTKEMLEDLGYRVLTAGSGEEAVSLFASGGGGIDLVILDMIMPGMGGGEVYDALRAMNPEVRVILSSGYSIDGMAREIMERGIREFLQKPFRIEDLSRKVRSVLAE, from the coding sequence ATGACGAGCCGGGAAGCGTTCTCGCGTCTCCGCTCTTTTTTTCAGCCCCCCCGCGTAGCGGGAGAGGAGGATGTCCGCCATGCGGCCGTTCTTCTCCATCACCTGACGAACGGCATCCTGCTCCTGTGCCTGCCGGCCGTCCTGATCGTCATCCCCTTTTTCTATGAGCGCAAGGGGACCAGCGCCGTGTTCGTAGCCGTGGTCCTCGTCCTCGTCCTCGTCTGCCGGCATCTCCTGCACCGGGGTGCCGTCCGCAGGGGCGCAGCCCTCCTTCTCTCCTCCCTCTGGATCGTCATATTCCTGGTCATGATCGCCGGGAAGGGTCTCGGGGACGCAAACATCACATTTGTCACCGCACTCATCGTGATGACGGGGCTCCTCCTGGGGCAGCGCGCCGCCCTGGGTGCCACGGCCGCTTCCGTCGCGATGCTCCTGGTCCTGACGCTGCTGGAAACCTGGGGTCTCCTGCCCCTTCGCTTCTTTCCCCAGCCTCCGTTTTCGCAGTGGAGCCAGGCCACCTTCGCCATCCTGGTCACCGTCCTCATGTTGAACGACGCCCTCCGGACCCTGGACCGGTCTCTCCGGACGTCCCGCCGGGAGAGCCGGGAGCGCCTGGCTGCACTCGATTCCCTGCAGGAGAGCCGGGAACTGTTTGTCCGCACGGTGAACACGATTCCCGATGTCGTGATTCGGGTCAACGGGGAGGGGGTGATCGAATACGTGAATGATCATGCGCTGGAGGTCGGAGGCTACCGGCGGGAGGAAATGGTCGGGGCCGATATGCTGTCCTTCCTCGCACCCGACGACCGGGACCGGGCCTTCCTCAACACGATTCGGATGCAGGAGGCCCCTTTGGGCCCGATCGAGTACCAATTCCTTTTGAAGAGTGGCGGGCGGCTCACCGCGGAGGTCAACGGTGACGTCCTCCGCCGCGAGGACGGCTCCCCCTTCGGCGCCGTCTTTGTCTGCCGGGACATCACGGCCCGGAGAAGGGAGGAGGAGCAGCGCCGCATCACGCTGCACAATTCCCAGTCGGGAATCTTTATTGCCACGGACGGACTTCTCCGCTACATAAATCCCAAGGCCGTCTTCCTTTCCGGATACGCGGAGGAAGAGCTCCTGGGAACGTCGAGCATTCGTTACGTCCATCCGAAGGACCGGGAGACGGCGGGCCGGCAGGCCCGGGACATGCTGGCGGGCAGGCGGACCACTCCCTGCGAATACCGGATCCGGACGAAGACAGGCGGTGTCCGGTGGCTCATGGGCACGTTCACCCCGGCCATGTACCAGGGACAGCGGGCCGTTCTCGGCGAAATGATGGATGTCACGGAATTGCGGGACGCCCGGGAAGAGCTCGAACGGGTGCAGGAGCAGCTTCTCCAGGCACAGAAACTGGAGTCGCTGGGGACGCTGGCGGGCGGCATCGCCCACGACTTCAACAACCTGCTCATGGGCATCCAGGGCTATGCATCGCTGATGCTGCTGGAGACGAAGGAGAGCCATCCGCATCACGAAAGACTGAAGGCGATCGAGTCGCAGGTCCGGAGTGGCTCGGATCTGACCCGCCAACTCCTGGGTTTTGCCCGGGGAGGGCGATACGAGGTGAAGCCGACGGATCTCAACGATCTGCTCCGGAAAACGGTACTCCTGTTCGGCCGGACCAGAAAGGAGATCCGCGTATTCGAGAAGTATGCGGGCCGTCCCCTGGCGGTCGAGGCGGACCGGGGGCAGATGGAGCAGGTCTTCCTGAATCTGCTCGTCAATGCCTGGCAGGCGATGCCCGGGGGCGGCGAGCTTTATGTGGAGACGTCCGGCGTGATGCTGAACGAGGAGGACAGCCGGGTCCACCTGGTTGCTCCGGGGCGCTACGTGAAGGCCGTGATCGCGGATACCGGCGTGGGAATGGATGAACGGACGCGACAGCGGATCTTCGATCCGTTTTTCACAACCAAGGAGATGGGACGGGGGACGGGCCTGGGACTGGCCTCCGCTTACGGGATCGTCAAGGGACACGGAGGATTCATCCAGGTGTCGAGTGAGCCCGGCCGAGGGACGACGTTCGGGATTTTCCTGCCGGCGTCGGACCGGGCGCCGGAGGAAGAAGCACAATCCCGAGACGATGCGATGAAGACGGGGTGTGAAACGGTCCTGGTGGTGGATGACGAGACCTTCATTCGCGACGTGACGAAGGAGATGCTGGAAGATCTGGGGTACCGGGTCCTGACGGCGGGGAGTGGCGAGGAGGCGGTTTCCCTGTTCGCTTCCGGGGGCGGAGGAATCGACCTGGTGATCCTGGACATGATCATGCCGGGAATGGGGGGCGGAGAGGTCTATGATGCTCTGCGGGCCATGAATCCGGAGGTTCGTGTGATCCTCTCCAGCGGATACAGCATCGACGGGATGGCACGGGAAATCATGGAGCGCGGCATTCGCGAGTTCCTCCAGAAGCCCTTTCGCATCGAGGATCTCTCCCGGAAGGTCCGCAGCGTCCTGGCGGAGTGA
- a CDS encoding HDOD domain-containing protein produces MDERLKQVEAYIGRMPSLSTTVAKVLDICNRPDTSPNDLNRVISLDPVLTGRVLHLINSAYYSLPDEVTSLTRAIIVLGINTVKNLALSTAILEALGGGGGRKALSMDEFWTHSIGVGVIAKSLAARQGVPAIRREEYFVAGLLHDLGKIPLSSVFPDDYGDAVALLEDGTAESSSEAEERVLGMNHGRIGVLIADKWRQAESMREVMRCHHDPPAAKDEWRPMVTIVRLADDCYHLFRRCGSRELSADDPRVARLGAETGMDMPAVGELRDAVTDEIERAKIFLSIAGKA; encoded by the coding sequence ATGGATGAGCGCCTGAAGCAGGTTGAAGCCTATATCGGCCGCATGCCGAGCCTCTCCACGACAGTCGCGAAGGTCCTGGACATCTGCAACCGGCCGGACACGTCTCCCAACGACCTGAACCGGGTGATTTCACTCGATCCGGTCCTGACGGGAAGGGTGCTCCACCTGATCAATTCCGCATATTATTCCCTTCCCGACGAAGTGACGTCCCTCACCCGGGCCATCATCGTCCTGGGCATCAACACCGTCAAGAACCTGGCCCTGAGCACGGCGATCCTGGAGGCTCTGGGAGGCGGCGGAGGCCGCAAGGCGCTGTCCATGGATGAGTTCTGGACCCACTCCATCGGGGTGGGGGTGATTGCCAAATCCCTGGCGGCCCGGCAGGGCGTTCCCGCGATCCGGCGGGAGGAATACTTCGTGGCGGGTCTGCTCCACGACTTGGGGAAAATCCCCCTGAGCAGCGTGTTTCCGGATGATTACGGTGACGCGGTCGCATTGTTGGAGGACGGGACAGCCGAATCCAGCAGCGAGGCGGAGGAGCGGGTCCTGGGGATGAATCACGGGCGGATCGGCGTCCTGATCGCCGACAAATGGCGACAGGCGGAGTCCATGCGGGAAGTGATGCGCTGCCACCACGATCCCCCGGCCGCGAAGGACGAGTGGCGGCCCATGGTGACGATCGTCCGGCTGGCGGATGACTGCTATCATCTATTCAGGCGCTGCGGAAGCCGGGAACTCTCCGCGGACGATCCCCGGGTCGCCCGCCTGGGGGCGGAGACCGGGATGGACATGCCGGCGGTCGGGGAGCTCCGCGACGCCGTCACGGACGAAATCGAGCGGGCGAAGATATTCCTGAGCATCGCGGGGAAGGCCTGA
- a CDS encoding PAS domain S-box protein: MPMDVLTTLRSWLRPPVFPDDEFQTRAAGVLATMLAFMLALVLFSLLVGVPFIYGEKLASAATSLFALLVVLGGYLLMHRRRIRAAGAFVIAGLWIHFLAVVILGSGMKDTNLVQFVVLPAVAGLILGWRAAVWTIALAVLTCLTLAVLEIRGVLPLYFFPQPPLARWITLAFGIVLLAATLRQSFRAQEDLLRSAREQLSERKKAEEALQRRTEQVSAVTASLPGLVYQFYARPNGEMGLSYLSDRAAELFGLSRDTAAFFEEFSSRVHPDDHKRFVDSIAESVAAFRRWDFEGRYVRDSGDVMWFRGLSVPTWRGDEVVFNGILLDVTDRRAAEEALRRTEQRYSTILEEIEEGYVEFDIGGHVTFCNESFRRAMGYGEEEILGSSYKQFTADEDVRRHIARAYGEMFLTGAPIRRYELDLLSRKGERRTVEHSASVIRDADGRPAGFRGVFRDITERVRAEEQYRIMANNSQAGEFIAIGGTFRFVNRHVLQYTGLSEKDLIGTSTREIVHPGDRDMVRTKARRMLRGEPGPPYEYRIVNGSGEIRWILESVTSVTYQGQAAVLGNNMDVTEIREAREKLEHMQEQLLQAQKLESLGTLAGGIAHDFNNLLMGIQGYASLMMLDLEEGHPHLEKLKAIESQVRSGSELTRQLLGLARGGRYEVKPTDLNELVAKTARMFGRTKKEIRVDEKYDGSLWSVEVDRGQLEQVFLNLFVNAWQAMPGGGDLSLETSNVELDDVFCRIYGIGAGRYVKVSVSDTGVGMDERTLQRIFDPFFTTKGMGRGTGLGLASAYGILKGHGGIITVSSEPGRGTTFEVYLPATGEAVLREEPAPSGIERGRGVILVVDDEPMVREVTREMLTGLGYQVLTAESGPEALEVFGSRGSEIDVVILDMIMPGMGGGEVNDALQAMRPGVRVLLSSGYSLEGQASEILEKGVQGFLQKPFRLDELSRKIREVIEA; the protein is encoded by the coding sequence ATGCCGATGGATGTTTTGACGACGCTCCGCTCCTGGCTCCGTCCCCCCGTGTTTCCGGACGACGAGTTCCAGACCCGCGCGGCCGGGGTGCTCGCCACCATGCTGGCGTTCATGCTCGCGCTGGTGCTTTTTTCCCTCCTTGTCGGAGTCCCCTTCATCTACGGTGAGAAACTGGCCAGCGCCGCCACCAGCCTGTTTGCCCTGCTCGTCGTCCTGGGCGGCTACCTGCTGATGCACCGCCGGCGCATCCGCGCGGCCGGCGCGTTCGTGATCGCCGGGCTCTGGATCCACTTCCTCGCGGTCGTCATCCTGGGCAGCGGCATGAAAGACACGAACCTGGTCCAGTTCGTCGTCCTGCCGGCCGTGGCGGGGCTGATCCTGGGCTGGCGGGCGGCCGTCTGGACGATCGCACTGGCCGTCCTGACCTGCCTCACGCTGGCCGTCCTGGAGATCCGGGGAGTCCTGCCGCTGTACTTTTTCCCCCAGCCGCCCCTGGCCCGCTGGATCACCCTCGCCTTCGGCATCGTCCTCCTGGCGGCGACGCTCCGTCAATCCTTCCGGGCGCAGGAGGACCTGCTGCGGTCCGCCCGGGAGCAGCTCTCGGAACGCAAGAAGGCCGAGGAGGCACTGCAGCGGAGGACGGAGCAGGTGTCCGCCGTCACTGCCAGCCTGCCGGGTCTCGTCTATCAGTTCTATGCCCGCCCGAACGGCGAGATGGGGCTTTCTTACCTAAGCGACCGGGCCGCGGAGCTTTTTGGATTATCCAGGGACACGGCGGCATTCTTCGAGGAGTTTTCCTCCCGGGTCCACCCCGACGACCACAAACGATTCGTGGATTCGATTGCGGAGTCGGTCGCAGCCTTTCGCCGATGGGATTTCGAGGGCCGGTACGTGAGAGATTCCGGTGATGTAATGTGGTTCCGGGGCCTGTCCGTGCCGACATGGAGGGGAGATGAGGTCGTCTTCAACGGGATCCTCCTGGATGTGACGGACCGCCGGGCGGCGGAAGAGGCGCTCCGGAGGACCGAGCAACGCTACAGCACGATCCTCGAGGAGATCGAGGAAGGCTACGTCGAGTTCGACATCGGCGGGCATGTCACCTTCTGCAACGAATCCTTCCGGCGGGCCATGGGCTACGGGGAGGAGGAGATCCTCGGCTCCAGCTACAAACAATTCACGGCGGACGAGGACGTGCGCAGGCACATTGCCCGGGCCTATGGCGAGATGTTCCTCACAGGGGCGCCCATCCGGAGATATGAGCTGGACCTTCTCTCCAGGAAGGGGGAGCGTCGCACCGTCGAGCACTCCGCATCGGTTATCCGGGATGCGGACGGTCGTCCCGCGGGTTTCCGGGGCGTTTTCCGCGACATCACGGAACGGGTCCGCGCGGAGGAGCAGTACCGCATCATGGCGAACAACTCCCAGGCGGGGGAGTTTATCGCCATCGGCGGGACGTTCCGGTTCGTAAACCGCCACGTGCTGCAGTACACGGGTCTCTCGGAGAAGGATCTGATCGGGACCTCCACCCGGGAGATCGTGCACCCGGGGGACCGGGACATGGTGAGGACGAAGGCGCGGCGGATGCTGAGAGGGGAACCGGGTCCGCCCTACGAGTACCGGATCGTAAACGGGAGCGGAGAGATCCGCTGGATTCTCGAGTCGGTGACGTCGGTTACCTACCAGGGGCAGGCGGCGGTCCTGGGCAACAACATGGACGTTACGGAGATCCGGGAGGCCCGGGAGAAGCTGGAGCACATGCAGGAGCAGCTGCTGCAGGCACAGAAGCTGGAGTCCCTGGGGACGCTGGCGGGAGGGATTGCCCATGACTTCAACAACCTCCTCATGGGGATCCAGGGGTATGCGTCGCTGATGATGCTGGACCTGGAGGAGGGGCATCCGCACCTTGAGAAGCTGAAGGCGATCGAGTCGCAGGTCCGGAGCGGGTCGGAACTGACGCGCCAGCTCCTGGGGCTTGCGCGCGGCGGACGTTACGAGGTGAAGCCGACGGACCTGAACGAGCTGGTGGCGAAGACAGCCAGAATGTTCGGCCGGACAAAAAAGGAGATCCGGGTCGACGAGAAGTACGATGGATCGCTGTGGAGCGTGGAGGTGGACCGGGGCCAGCTGGAGCAGGTGTTTCTGAACCTGTTCGTGAACGCGTGGCAGGCGATGCCCGGGGGAGGGGACCTGAGCCTGGAGACGTCGAACGTGGAGCTGGATGATGTGTTTTGCCGGATATACGGGATTGGGGCGGGCCGCTACGTGAAGGTGTCCGTATCGGACACGGGGGTCGGGATGGACGAGCGGACGCTGCAGCGGATCTTCGATCCGTTTTTCACGACGAAGGGGATGGGCCGGGGAACGGGCCTGGGACTGGCGTCGGCATACGGCATCCTGAAAGGTCACGGGGGGATCATCACCGTGTCCAGTGAGCCCGGCCGGGGGACGACGTTCGAGGTGTATCTCCCGGCGACGGGGGAGGCTGTCTTGCGGGAAGAGCCGGCACCGTCGGGGATCGAGCGGGGCCGGGGGGTGATTCTGGTGGTGGATGATGAGCCGATGGTCCGGGAGGTGACGCGGGAGATGCTGACGGGGCTGGGATACCAGGTCCTGACAGCGGAGAGCGGTCCGGAGGCTCTGGAGGTTTTCGGATCCCGGGGGTCGGAGATCGACGTGGTGATCCTGGACATGATCATGCCGGGGATGGGCGGCGGCGAGGTGAATGATGCACTGCAGGCGATGCGGCCGGGGGTCCGGGTCCTTCTGTCAAGCGGGTACAGCCTGGAGGGCCAGGCCTCGGAGATCCTGGAGAAGGGGGTCCAGGGGTTTCTCCAGAAGCCGTTCCGCCTGGACGAGCTTTCCCGGAAGATCCGCGAGGTCATCGAAGCCTGA
- a CDS encoding chemotaxis protein CheD, producing MDIVVGISDIKCSNRKEDVLVTYALGSCIAVAVHDPVAGVAGLLHFMLPDSTLDQAKAGQAPAMFADTGIPMLFKSCYQLGAEKKRMTVKVAGGASILNDTDYFRIGKKNITAMRKIFWRNNVLINAEDTGLNFNRTVRLSVSDGKCLVKVSNGTLKEI from the coding sequence GTGGATATCGTCGTCGGCATTTCTGACATCAAGTGCAGCAACCGGAAAGAGGACGTCCTCGTGACCTATGCGCTGGGATCCTGCATCGCCGTGGCCGTCCATGATCCCGTGGCCGGGGTGGCGGGACTGCTTCATTTCATGCTCCCCGATTCCACCCTCGACCAGGCGAAGGCGGGCCAGGCGCCGGCCATGTTCGCCGATACGGGGATCCCCATGCTGTTCAAGTCCTGCTATCAACTGGGCGCCGAGAAGAAGAGAATGACCGTCAAGGTGGCCGGTGGAGCCAGCATTCTGAACGATACGGACTACTTCCGGATCGGGAAGAAAAACATCACGGCCATGAGAAAGATCTTCTGGAGGAACAATGTCCTGATCAATGCGGAAGATACGGGGCTGAATTTCAACCGGACGGTTCGACTCAGCGTGTCCGACGGCAAGTGCCTCGTCAAGGTGTCGAACGGAACTTTGAAGGAAATCTAA
- a CDS encoding response regulator produces the protein MDKGLKLLIVDDFATMRKVIRNILKQIGYENVVEAEDGSIALRVLKSQKIDLIISDWNMPNMTGLELLKAVRADEELKATPFLMVTAEALQENVVAAVKAGVSNYIVKPFTAEAMNEKLQKILG, from the coding sequence ATGGACAAGGGATTAAAACTTCTGATTGTTGATGATTTCGCCACCATGAGGAAGGTGATCCGGAACATTCTCAAGCAGATCGGGTATGAGAACGTCGTGGAGGCGGAAGACGGATCAATTGCGCTCCGAGTACTCAAGTCCCAGAAGATCGACCTGATCATCAGCGACTGGAACATGCCCAACATGACCGGCCTGGAACTCCTCAAGGCCGTCCGCGCCGATGAAGAGCTCAAGGCGACACCCTTCCTCATGGTCACGGCCGAGGCGCTGCAGGAAAACGTCGTGGCGGCGGTCAAGGCGGGGGTGAGCAATTACATCGTCAAGCCCTTCACGGCGGAAGCGATGAATGAAAAGCTGCAGAAAATTCTGGGGTAG
- a CDS encoding chemotaxis protein CheX, translating into MDVRFINAFLAGTTDVLQMMAFVEPRPGKAFLKKDNAAKGDVSGVIGLTGAARGSLALTFSESCILKVVSNMLGEEQTSINGDVKDAVGELTNMVSGSARKKLESEGLSVTAAIPTVVSGGGHSIRHVLGGPSIIIPFETDYGPFFVDVCLILANGS; encoded by the coding sequence ATGGACGTTCGCTTTATCAATGCATTCCTGGCCGGCACCACGGATGTGCTCCAGATGATGGCTTTCGTGGAGCCGAGGCCGGGGAAGGCCTTCCTGAAGAAAGACAACGCGGCCAAGGGGGATGTCTCCGGCGTCATCGGCCTAACCGGTGCCGCTCGCGGTTCGCTGGCCCTCACGTTCAGCGAATCCTGCATTTTGAAGGTCGTTTCGAACATGCTGGGCGAGGAACAGACCTCCATCAACGGCGATGTCAAAGATGCTGTGGGGGAGCTGACCAACATGGTCTCCGGATCCGCCCGCAAGAAGCTGGAGTCGGAAGGCCTGAGCGTTACGGCAGCCATCCCCACGGTGGTGTCCGGCGGCGGGCATTCCATCCGGCACGTTCTCGGAGGCCCTTCCATCATCATTCCTTTTGAGACGGATTACGGTCCCTTTTTTGTGGATGTCTGCCTGATACTCGCCAACGGTTCCTGA